A window of Streptomyces broussonetiae genomic DNA:
TCCAGGGCAAGGCGGTGGCGCAGCGCACCATCTGCGGCCGGTGAACGCAGAGCCGGCTCCTCACCCGGCCTCGCCGGCGAGCAAGGGCGTGCTCCAGTCCCTGAACCGGGAGAGGGGGCCGGCGCGCGGCGGCGCCGGCCCCCTCGGAGCCTCACAGGACCCGGGACCTACGCCCCGCTCTCCCGCAGCATGTCCTCGCGCTCGACGATCTTCACGCGCTCGCGGCCCTGCGGCTCGCCCAGCGCCCGCTCGGCGGCGTCCAGCTTGTACCAGCCCTCCCAGGTGGTGAAGCGGATCCCGCGCTCGGCGAGGAAGGCGTCGACGGCCTCCGGCTCGGGCGAGGCAGGGGTGTGCAGCCGGCCGTTCGCGTGGTCGTCCAGCAGGTTGGCGACGGTCTCGTTGGCGTCGCCCTTGGTGTGGCCGATCAGACCGACGGGGCCGCGCCGGATCCAGCCGGTGACGTACGTGGACTGCAGAGGGGCGCCGCCCTCCTCGACGACCCGGCCGCCCTCGTCCGGGACCGTGCCCGAGTCGAGGTCCCAGGGCAGCTTGGGCAGCTTCTCGGAGAGGTAGCCGACAGCGCGGTAGACCGCGGTGACGTCCCAGTCCTTGAACTCGCCGGTGCCCTTGACGTTGCCGGTGCCGTCGAGGGCGGTGCGCTCGGTGCGCAGGCCGACGACCTTGCCGTCCTCGCCGAGGATCTCCGCGGGCGACTCGAAGAAGTGCAGGAACAGCTTGTGCGGGCGCTCGCCGGCGTCGCGGATCGCCCAGTTCTCCAGCGTCTTGGCGACCATGTCGGCCTGCTTGTTGCCGCGCCGGGTCTCGATCGAGCCCTCGTCGTAGTCGATGTCCTCGGGGTCGACGATGACCTCGATGGTGGGGGAGTGGTCCAGCTCGCGCAGCTCCATCGGGCTGAACTTGGCCTGGGCCGGGCCCCGGCGGCCGAAGACGTGGATCTCCACGGCCTTGTTCGCCTTCAGGCCGTCGTGGACGTTCGGCGGGATCTCCGTCGGCAGCAGCTCGTCGGCGGTCTTGGCGAGGATGCGGGCCACGTCGAGGGCGACGTTGCCGACGCCGAGCACGGCGACCTTCTCGGCCTCGAGCGGCCAGGTGCGCGGCACGTCCGGGTGGCCGTCGTACCAGGAGACGAAGTCGGCGGCGCCGTAGGAGCCGGCCAGGTCGATGCCGGGTATCGGAAGCTCGCGGTCGGCCGTCGCGCCGGTGGAGAAGATCACCGCGTCGTAGAGGTCGCGCAGGTCGTCCAGGTTGATGTCGGTCGGGCAGTCGACGTTGCCGAACAGGCGGATCTGCGGCTTGTCGAGCACCTGGTGCAGGGCGGTGACGATGCCCTTGATACGCGGGTGGTCGGGGGCGACGCCGTAGCGGATCAGGCCGAACGGGGCGGGCATCCGCTCGAAGAGGTCGATGGACACGCCGGGGTCGGCGGCCACCTCGGACTTGAGCAGAGCGTCGGCGGCGTAGATCCCGGCGGGACCGGCTCCGACGATGGCTACCCGCAGGGGGCGCGGCATGATCAGTTCCCTTCGAACGTGGACAGTCGGCTCGAATGGGAAGAAGCCTAAGCTAAGGCAGTCCTAAGTTAGTACGCGGGTCTCGTCTATGACCCCATAAGGTGATCTTATGGCTTGTTCAGGGGTTCCTTATGGAACGGCCCCGGGGGATCCTCTCGGCGTTGACGTCGACGTTGACGTTGACGGCGACCGGCCGCGAGGGGCAGGGGTGAGGAAGCGTGGGGACGACCGTGGCGGTGACGGGCGGCAGCGGCTTCGTCGGCAGCCATCTGGTACGGCGACTGCTGGAGCGCGGCCATCAGGTGCACGCGACGGTACGCCGCGCAGCCGACGCCCGCAAAGTCCGCCCCCTGTGGGAGCTGGAGGAAGCCTTTCCGGGGCAACTCACCCTCTTCGAAGCCGACTTGTTGAAGAAGGGGTCGTTCGACGCGACGTTCCGAGGCTGCGAGACCGTCTTCCACGTGGCCTCGCCCTTTCTCATGCCGGAGCGGATCCGGGACGGCCGACGGGACGTCGTGGACCCGGCACTGCTCGGCACCCGTAACGTCCTGTCGGCCGTCGGGCGGACCGCCGACGTCCGCACCCTGGTCTTCACCTCGAGCGTCGGCGCGATCTTCGGCGACTACGCCGACGTGCTCGCGATGGACGGGCAGGTGCTGTCGGAACGCCACTTCAACACCACCAGCACGGTCCGCAACAACCCCTACCACTACGCCAAGACGCTGGCGGAACGCGCCGCCTGGGAAGCGGAGGCCGCACAGGACCGCTGGCGCATGGTGTCCGTCAACCCCGGACTGATCCTGGGCCCTTCCTTCACCCCCGCCACCGACTCCGGCAGCCTCTTTCTGCTCGACGAGCTGTTCCAGGGCTATTTCTGCTACGGCGCACCGGACTTCAGCTTCACCACCGCCGACGTGCGGGACGTGGCCGACGCACACATCGCGGCGGCGCAGAACCCGTGCGCCGAGGGCCGCTACATCGTGGCCGCCGAGACCATGACGTCGTTCCACGAGATGTCCCGCATCATCCGCGCCCGCCACCCCCACGACCTGCGACTGCCGCGCACCCGGCTCCCGCACTGGCCG
This region includes:
- a CDS encoding FAD-dependent oxidoreductase; amino-acid sequence: MPRPLRVAIVGAGPAGIYAADALLKSEVAADPGVSIDLFERMPAPFGLIRYGVAPDHPRIKGIVTALHQVLDKPQIRLFGNVDCPTDINLDDLRDLYDAVIFSTGATADRELPIPGIDLAGSYGAADFVSWYDGHPDVPRTWPLEAEKVAVLGVGNVALDVARILAKTADELLPTEIPPNVHDGLKANKAVEIHVFGRRGPAQAKFSPMELRELDHSPTIEVIVDPEDIDYDEGSIETRRGNKQADMVAKTLENWAIRDAGERPHKLFLHFFESPAEILGEDGKVVGLRTERTALDGTGNVKGTGEFKDWDVTAVYRAVGYLSEKLPKLPWDLDSGTVPDEGGRVVEEGGAPLQSTYVTGWIRRGPVGLIGHTKGDANETVANLLDDHANGRLHTPASPEPEAVDAFLAERGIRFTTWEGWYKLDAAERALGEPQGRERVKIVEREDMLRESGA
- a CDS encoding NAD-dependent epimerase/dehydratase family protein; its protein translation is MGTTVAVTGGSGFVGSHLVRRLLERGHQVHATVRRAADARKVRPLWELEEAFPGQLTLFEADLLKKGSFDATFRGCETVFHVASPFLMPERIRDGRRDVVDPALLGTRNVLSAVGRTADVRTLVFTSSVGAIFGDYADVLAMDGQVLSERHFNTTSTVRNNPYHYAKTLAERAAWEAEAAQDRWRMVSVNPGLILGPSFTPATDSGSLFLLDELFQGYFCYGAPDFSFTTADVRDVADAHIAAAQNPCAEGRYIVAAETMTSFHEMSRIIRARHPHDLRLPRTRLPHWPVRVLGPAFGLTQDYISKHLGIRFRVDNGRSVRELGLSYRPLEETLLDHYESRRAHRRHGRV